The following proteins come from a genomic window of Acidimicrobiales bacterium:
- a CDS encoding calcium/sodium antiporter — MAVVLAAVVGGFVLLAFAPDRFVAGSAGLAERWGVSRVVVGAVIVGFGTSTPEMLVSGLAAADGEPEVGVGNVIGSNMANLGLVLGVAALIGRIGVSSGILRCELPLAVAATVLFAVLVQGGLSRADAVLLLLSLVAALTILLRQAGIAPSGPGAGDDELAEEVGEFLDVEEHRSPWQMAASTGLGLVGTLIGAQLLVWGAVDIAERVELSGGFIGLTIVAIGTSLPELVTAAAAARVGEDQLIVGNVVGSNLFNCLAVGGVIGLVGPADLDDAALTLGAVGLMLLVTGLGAGALVRRRHVTRGEAVALLVTYAGCLPLLAL, encoded by the coding sequence GTGGCTGTCGTCCTGGCTGCGGTGGTCGGCGGGTTCGTGCTGCTGGCGTTCGCGCCGGACCGGTTCGTCGCCGGCTCGGCCGGGCTCGCCGAGCGGTGGGGTGTGTCGAGGGTCGTCGTCGGTGCGGTCATCGTGGGCTTCGGCACGAGCACCCCGGAGATGCTCGTCAGCGGGCTCGCCGCCGCGGATGGCGAGCCGGAGGTGGGTGTCGGCAACGTCATCGGCTCGAACATGGCCAACCTCGGCCTGGTCCTGGGTGTGGCGGCGCTGATCGGCCGCATCGGGGTGTCGTCGGGCATCCTGCGCTGCGAGTTGCCCCTGGCCGTTGCGGCGACGGTGCTGTTCGCCGTGCTGGTGCAGGGTGGCCTCAGCCGCGCCGACGCCGTGTTGCTGCTCCTCTCACTCGTGGCCGCCTTGACGATCCTGCTGCGCCAGGCAGGGATCGCGCCCTCCGGCCCTGGGGCTGGCGACGACGAGCTGGCCGAGGAGGTCGGCGAGTTCCTCGACGTGGAGGAGCACCGGTCCCCGTGGCAGATGGCGGCCAGCACCGGCCTCGGTCTGGTCGGCACGTTGATCGGTGCGCAGCTGCTCGTCTGGGGTGCCGTGGACATCGCCGAGCGCGTCGAGCTCTCCGGCGGGTTCATAGGACTGACGATCGTGGCGATCGGGACCTCGTTGCCGGAGCTGGTCACCGCCGCGGCCGCGGCACGGGTTGGTGAGGACCAGCTGATCGTCGGCAACGTCGTCGGGTCGAACCTGTTCAACTGCCTGGCGGTCGGCGGCGTCATAGGGCTCGTCGGACCGGCTGACCTCGACGACGCGGCGCTCACCCTGGGCGCCGTGGGCCTGATGCTCCTGGTCACGGGCCTCGGCGCGGGGGCGCTGGTCCGCCGGCGGCACGTCACCCGCGGTGAGGCGGTGGCGTTGCTCGTGACCTACGCCGGTTGCCTGCCCCTTCTCGCTCTCTAG